From a single Rhodococcus jostii RHA1 genomic region:
- a CDS encoding ScbR family autoregulator-binding transcription factor — protein sequence MGNAEGNALQKRAIATRQAVVAAAAEVFNRLGYVKAGLQEIISESGVTKGSLYFHFSSKEQLARAVIDEGCANLESACSQQFDSRTPALETLIGISYVMIHPSNNDDLVLAAFRLLNEMGDFRGTGNVVFDQWISTYQALAARAVEEGDFRADTNPDEAGRLLLEMTFGTRLLGSVSQ from the coding sequence GTGGGAAATGCAGAAGGGAACGCCTTGCAGAAGCGTGCAATCGCTACGCGGCAGGCTGTAGTGGCCGCCGCGGCTGAGGTGTTTAACCGCCTGGGTTACGTGAAGGCGGGCCTACAGGAGATCATCTCCGAATCCGGGGTGACGAAGGGTTCACTGTACTTCCACTTCAGCTCGAAAGAGCAGTTGGCACGGGCAGTTATCGACGAGGGCTGCGCAAACCTCGAATCGGCATGCTCTCAACAATTCGACTCCCGCACACCAGCTCTGGAAACGTTGATCGGGATCTCGTATGTGATGATCCACCCGTCCAACAACGACGACCTGGTATTGGCCGCATTCCGCCTTCTCAACGAGATGGGCGACTTCCGGGGCACCGGGAACGTGGTCTTCGATCAATGGATCTCGACCTACCAGGCATTGGCGGCAAGGGCAGTCGAAGAAGGCGACTTCCGCGCTGACACAAATCCGGATGAGGCGGGCCGTCTGCTGCTGGAGATGACATTCGGCACGCGTCTACTAGGGAGTGTCTCCCAATGA
- a CDS encoding RNB domain-containing ribonuclease, with protein sequence MVDRSEALDRDDAFAVTELADGSGWKLEVHIAGVADIVALGSDADATAFLRRESKYLSRRTVPMLGRDTEQAATLTETAERSTLRLLADLSADGVVSGVSVDRGRVPAGRCVAVDHGQITEILGSVDDPLHEGVRAANDAAQVLLKGRRRSGVFALYDLAHGWGSTEEGGIAPIPLDVRTVGYVIVQELMIAANEAIAMWCVQEDLPVLFRNHRSAVTAGSTEDLAAEVAVAMTDPVLFEKLRSRLQSSYRAATYAPTVHGHHGLRLAAYTHATSPLRRVSDLITQRVIFAHLDSAPAPYTSEQLGNLAADINRRIAADREEKAAHFKARDRKVTAQVVVAGELEVLDSKRWAKVLAAATARDPIGDVVNELRRRVQSDDVTVTAIVTLLEAGENWAPIRREVFDWASRAHPEFGPSVVSMWLQAHPDLPRPEIDGDNRGPSHTPVFAARFRVGQVCGPWATAGSKKRAEQDAAWGLTKAVAEGESHPEVGSPLRDDPQPVPPSTTHAGVRARPASARSGPMDSDSGQASRRRERAQKNPIAWVISHAEHHGHPSPQWVVRMEGAAHAPVFTCDVRYLDHTATGSGTTKNLARTAAAADLVDSLLDVTSPARAHR encoded by the coding sequence ATGGTGGATCGGTCCGAGGCCCTCGATCGTGATGATGCGTTCGCGGTGACCGAACTCGCCGACGGTTCGGGTTGGAAGCTGGAGGTCCACATCGCCGGGGTCGCGGACATCGTGGCCTTAGGTTCCGACGCCGATGCGACGGCATTCCTGCGCCGTGAATCGAAGTATCTGTCTCGTCGGACAGTACCGATGCTCGGCCGCGACACCGAGCAGGCGGCGACATTGACCGAGACAGCGGAGCGGTCCACGCTGCGGTTACTAGCTGATCTGTCCGCGGACGGGGTGGTGTCCGGGGTGAGCGTCGATCGCGGGCGGGTGCCGGCCGGCAGGTGCGTCGCGGTTGATCATGGGCAAATCACCGAAATCCTCGGGTCCGTTGACGACCCGCTACACGAGGGAGTGCGAGCCGCAAATGACGCCGCACAGGTGCTGCTTAAGGGACGTCGCAGGTCCGGTGTCTTCGCCCTCTACGATCTCGCGCACGGCTGGGGCTCCACCGAGGAAGGGGGAATCGCGCCGATCCCACTGGACGTGCGCACGGTGGGATATGTCATCGTGCAGGAGTTGATGATCGCAGCCAACGAGGCGATCGCCATGTGGTGTGTGCAAGAGGACCTTCCTGTCCTGTTCCGCAATCATCGCAGCGCGGTGACCGCGGGCAGCACCGAGGACCTCGCGGCGGAGGTCGCGGTGGCGATGACCGATCCAGTGCTGTTCGAGAAGCTGCGTTCGCGTCTGCAATCGTCGTATCGTGCTGCCACCTACGCCCCGACGGTGCACGGCCATCACGGGCTCCGGTTGGCGGCGTACACGCACGCAACGTCGCCGCTGCGCCGGGTGTCGGACCTGATCACCCAGCGGGTGATCTTCGCCCACCTCGACTCCGCTCCGGCCCCGTACACGAGCGAGCAACTCGGCAACCTCGCCGCCGATATCAACCGGCGTATCGCAGCGGACCGGGAAGAGAAGGCAGCGCACTTCAAGGCACGTGATCGAAAGGTGACCGCGCAGGTCGTCGTCGCCGGCGAACTCGAGGTACTCGACTCGAAGCGGTGGGCGAAGGTGCTCGCGGCTGCAACAGCACGTGACCCGATCGGTGACGTGGTCAACGAGTTGCGCCGCCGCGTGCAGTCCGACGACGTGACGGTGACCGCGATCGTGACGTTGCTCGAAGCCGGGGAGAATTGGGCGCCGATCCGACGTGAGGTCTTCGACTGGGCATCGCGGGCGCATCCGGAGTTCGGGCCGAGTGTGGTGTCGATGTGGCTGCAGGCGCATCCCGACCTGCCCCGGCCCGAGATCGACGGCGATAACCGCGGGCCCTCGCACACGCCGGTGTTCGCGGCCCGGTTCCGGGTGGGTCAGGTCTGTGGGCCGTGGGCCACTGCGGGCAGTAAGAAGCGAGCCGAGCAGGACGCTGCGTGGGGCCTGACGAAGGCTGTCGCGGAAGGGGAGAGCCATCCGGAGGTCGGCTCTCCGCTGCGGGACGACCCGCAGCCGGTGCCCCCGAGCACCACGCATGCAGGGGTACGGGCGAGGCCGGCATCAGCGCGCAGCGGACCCATGGATTCGGATTCGGGCCAGGCATCGAGACGGCGGGAGCGAGCGCAGAAGAACCCGATCGCCTGGGTGATCAGCCATGCCGAACACCACGGCCATCCCTCCCCGCAGTGGGTCGTGAGAATGGAGGGCGCCGCCCACGCGCCGGTGTTCACGTGCGACGTCCGCTACCTGGACCACACAGCAACCGGTAGCGGGACAACAAAGAACCTCGCAAGAACCGCCGCGGCTGCGGACCTTGTCGATTCGCTACTTGACGTGACGTCCCCAGCTCGAGCACACCGGTAA
- a CDS encoding NUDIX hydrolase, with the protein MEQSSVSVDVVALRFGNPEPGSLRYGVAPRRWEPYTGQTALPGVLLGAGERLETAARRAVTTKLGIPDDAILAVGQLEVFDEPSRDPRGPTLSIAMWAVITADNITTDPAAATLWRGFDEHDNLAFDHDRIVAAARRILATSLLWRDTTFTRALLGAEFPATHAVTVTTALTGSRPDQGNLNRTLKAIPGLERTDQRVRVQATGRPAVVWRWATT; encoded by the coding sequence ATGGAACAGTCATCCGTCTCCGTCGACGTGGTCGCTCTCCGGTTCGGCAATCCCGAACCCGGCTCGCTGCGCTACGGCGTCGCGCCCCGCCGCTGGGAGCCATACACCGGGCAGACAGCCCTGCCCGGTGTCCTTCTCGGCGCCGGTGAACGCCTCGAGACGGCAGCCCGCCGCGCCGTCACCACCAAGCTCGGTATCCCGGACGACGCGATCCTGGCCGTGGGACAACTCGAAGTGTTCGACGAACCAAGCCGCGACCCGCGAGGGCCGACCCTGTCCATCGCCATGTGGGCCGTCATCACCGCCGACAACATCACCACGGACCCCGCCGCCGCGACACTGTGGCGCGGCTTCGACGAACACGACAACCTCGCCTTCGACCACGACCGCATCGTCGCGGCCGCACGCCGCATCCTCGCCACCAGCCTCCTCTGGCGGGACACGACATTCACCCGGGCCCTCCTCGGCGCAGAATTCCCCGCCACCCACGCCGTCACGGTCACCACTGCCCTCACCGGCAGCCGACCCGATCAAGGCAATCTCAATCGCACACTCAAGGCGATACCGGGACTCGAACGCACCGACCAACGCGTCCGCGTGCAGGCTACCGGCCGACCGGCAGTCGTATGGCGTTGGGCCACAACATAA
- a CDS encoding adenylosuccinate synthetase, whose amino-acid sequence MTTVFGDRDIIVVDLGFGDGGKGATVDWLCAPDAGLDVAAVVRFNGGAQAAHNVVADGRHHTFSQFGSGTFSGVPTVLSKHALVEPIALAAEAHALAALGVPNPLQLLHIDAHALLTTPIHVAANRAREDARGDGRHGSCGKGIGETTAYALDHPDAPTVGDCHHPAVLRAKLAAMADHYHHLVSPSVHRWPDLDDMVIMYSEFAAAVRITDDGDLAALANGGRLVYEGAQGVLLDEWRGFHPHTTWSTVEPSNARTFSAEQGRDSHVLGVTRTYTTRHGAGPMPTENPRLGAVLPELHNDTGSYQGTFRIGDLDEVLMRYSTKVCGGVDSLAVTHLDAITRAAAAGIPLRSARRYPGVGDHLPLGPWKDLAHQQHLTDVLSALTPDTVELATHPADVAAHLGSLVGAPVVLTSDGPSRAARRVREPAVA is encoded by the coding sequence ATGACCACGGTGTTCGGTGACCGCGACATCATCGTCGTCGACCTGGGCTTCGGCGACGGCGGCAAAGGCGCCACCGTCGACTGGCTCTGCGCACCGGACGCCGGCCTCGACGTCGCAGCCGTCGTCCGGTTCAACGGCGGCGCACAGGCCGCGCACAACGTCGTCGCCGACGGTCGCCACCACACCTTTTCCCAGTTCGGATCCGGAACCTTCTCCGGCGTTCCCACTGTGCTGTCGAAGCATGCCCTCGTCGAACCTATCGCCCTCGCCGCCGAGGCCCACGCCCTGGCCGCGCTGGGGGTGCCGAATCCGCTCCAGTTACTGCACATCGACGCCCACGCGCTACTGACCACCCCGATCCACGTCGCCGCCAACCGCGCCCGCGAGGACGCCCGCGGCGACGGCAGGCACGGCTCCTGCGGCAAGGGCATCGGCGAGACCACCGCCTACGCCCTCGATCACCCGGACGCACCCACCGTCGGGGACTGCCACCACCCAGCAGTTCTGCGTGCCAAACTTGCCGCGATGGCCGACCACTACCATCACCTGGTCTCCCCCAGCGTGCACCGGTGGCCCGACCTCGACGACATGGTCATCATGTACTCCGAATTCGCGGCCGCGGTCCGGATCACCGACGACGGTGACCTCGCCGCCCTCGCAAACGGAGGGCGCTTGGTTTACGAGGGCGCACAAGGAGTGCTACTCGACGAGTGGCGCGGGTTCCACCCACACACCACCTGGTCCACCGTGGAACCGAGCAACGCGCGCACATTCTCAGCCGAGCAGGGCCGCGACAGCCACGTCCTCGGCGTCACCCGCACCTACACCACCCGGCACGGTGCAGGGCCGATGCCCACCGAGAACCCAAGACTTGGTGCGGTCCTGCCCGAACTGCACAACGACACCGGCAGCTACCAGGGCACCTTCCGGATCGGGGACCTCGACGAGGTACTGATGCGGTACTCGACAAAGGTATGCGGCGGGGTGGACAGTCTGGCCGTCACCCACCTCGACGCCATCACCCGTGCCGCAGCGGCCGGCATCCCCCTCCGTAGCGCACGCCGGTACCCCGGCGTCGGCGACCATCTGCCCCTCGGGCCGTGGAAGGACCTCGCGCATCAACAACACCTCACCGACGTCCTGTCCGCACTCACGCCCGACACAGTCGAGTTGGCGACACATCCAGCAGACGTCGCGGCGCACCTCGGATCGCTGGTCGGCGCACCGGTGGTGCTCACCTCCGACGGTCCCAGTCGGGCCGCTCGTCGCGTCCGAGAACCTGCTGTCGCATGA
- a CDS encoding cold-shock protein — MAQGIVKWFNGEKGFGFIAPDDGTPDVFVHYSEISGSGFKSLDENQRVEFEVGQGQKGPQATNVRSV, encoded by the coding sequence ATGGCGCAGGGCATTGTGAAGTGGTTCAACGGTGAGAAGGGCTTCGGTTTCATCGCACCCGACGACGGAACTCCGGACGTCTTCGTGCACTACTCGGAAATCTCGGGCAGCGGTTTCAAGTCGCTCGACGAGAACCAGCGTGTGGAGTTCGAGGTCGGCCAGGGCCAGAAGGGCCCGCAGGCCACGAACGTGCGCTCTGTCTGA
- a CDS encoding aspartate aminotransferase family protein, with protein MNDVSLHQRHRAVMPDWLSTYYEDNPLELVSGSGRHVTGGDGRTYLDFFGGLLATMIGHDIPEITEALRRQAGQLLHSSTLYLIRSQVELAEKIAARAPVDNPRVFFVNSGSEAVETALLLTTTAQQSNQVIALRGSYHGRSFGTVATTGIRGWSATSLSPLQVTYAHSGYKYRSPFGHLDDHAFNTACRDELQTMIETSTSGNIACYLAEPIQGAGGFATPPDGFFLAMKEVLDAYDIPFVSDEVQSGWGRTGRSYFGIEHYGVRPEAITFAKGLANGLSIGGVVAENELMNCLTANSISTAGGNPIAMAAGNAVLDFIESHDLQANAADVGHLLSTGLQELATRHPLIGDVRGAGLMLGVELVENGTKKPAVAATNTILTQCRERGLLIGKGGLSGNVLRVTPPMTVTIEEAKQALGILDDVLSYVASRAEPQPIH; from the coding sequence GTGAACGACGTATCACTCCACCAGCGACACCGCGCCGTGATGCCCGACTGGCTGTCGACCTACTACGAGGACAACCCCCTCGAGCTGGTCTCGGGTTCCGGTCGCCACGTCACAGGAGGAGACGGCCGAACATACCTCGACTTCTTCGGCGGACTCCTCGCAACAATGATCGGGCACGACATACCCGAAATCACCGAAGCCCTGCGCCGCCAGGCAGGGCAGCTACTGCACTCAAGCACCCTGTACCTGATCCGCTCACAAGTCGAGCTCGCCGAGAAAATCGCGGCCCGCGCACCCGTCGACAATCCCCGCGTCTTCTTCGTCAACTCAGGCTCGGAGGCAGTGGAAACGGCACTGCTCCTGACAACCACTGCCCAGCAGTCGAATCAAGTGATCGCTCTCAGAGGCAGCTACCACGGCAGATCCTTCGGAACCGTCGCCACCACGGGAATCCGCGGCTGGTCCGCAACCTCACTGAGCCCCCTGCAGGTCACCTACGCTCACAGCGGATACAAATACCGCAGCCCATTCGGGCACCTCGACGACCACGCCTTCAACACCGCATGCCGCGACGAACTGCAGACCATGATCGAGACCTCCACCTCCGGCAACATCGCCTGCTATCTCGCCGAACCTATCCAAGGCGCGGGCGGATTCGCGACCCCACCCGACGGGTTCTTCCTCGCGATGAAAGAGGTTCTCGACGCCTACGACATCCCCTTCGTCTCCGACGAGGTCCAATCCGGATGGGGCCGAACCGGACGCTCCTACTTCGGAATCGAACACTACGGAGTTCGCCCCGAAGCGATCACCTTCGCCAAGGGGCTCGCGAACGGGCTCAGCATCGGCGGTGTCGTCGCCGAAAACGAACTGATGAACTGCCTCACCGCGAACTCGATCTCGACCGCCGGCGGCAACCCGATCGCGATGGCGGCGGGAAACGCCGTACTTGACTTCATCGAGTCGCACGACCTGCAAGCCAATGCCGCCGACGTCGGCCACCTACTGTCAACCGGGCTGCAGGAACTCGCGACCCGCCACCCGCTGATAGGAGACGTGAGAGGCGCCGGACTCATGCTCGGAGTCGAACTCGTCGAAAACGGAACCAAGAAACCCGCAGTTGCCGCAACGAACACCATTCTCACGCAATGCCGCGAACGGGGACTGCTCATCGGCAAGGGCGGATTGTCCGGCAACGTCCTCCGCGTGACACCACCGATGACCGTCACGATCGAGGAAGCCAAACAGGCTCTCGGAATCCTTGACGACGTCCTCTCATACGTAGCATCGCGGGCCGAGCCGCAACCAATCCACTGA
- a CDS encoding M20 family metallopeptidase: MSATIETDSRREHVQDRITRGREQMLEFVSEAVQHASVSGEEDRIHDFLIAWLDRHGWTHESQPLSELAAHHRANEPNVDRRANIIAWPRPPREGMPSVVLNGHIDVVPAGDQAAWTDAPFSGVRRDGRIYGRGAVDTKGPIAAALYAVDALSELADSLPFDLAVQLVCAEETTGVGTRAVFSRVPEPLAAIVLEPTNGAVAPIGTGLLFFELEVEGRSAHTSAPWRGADAFLHLMRVHEAMTGLADERGARFGEQYRTYFGDIPTPVPFVVGTVSAGTWRAAVPDSARMAGRWGTAPGEDLGAVRDDLEALIARVDSDASWGQHPTRIHWQHALPGWETTAGHPLVAAAERAIARATGSPKVTGLTAGTDAAQYGPKGIPTIIYGPGDTALAHSPDEFIYEDAVELGSRVIADTLLDFAGSMQ; this comes from the coding sequence ATGAGCGCGACGATCGAGACGGATTCTCGACGCGAGCACGTGCAGGACCGCATCACGCGTGGTCGTGAGCAGATGCTCGAGTTCGTGTCGGAGGCGGTCCAGCACGCCAGCGTCAGCGGCGAGGAAGATCGCATCCACGACTTCCTCATCGCCTGGCTCGATCGTCACGGGTGGACCCACGAGTCGCAGCCGCTGAGCGAGCTGGCCGCCCACCACCGGGCGAATGAGCCAAACGTCGATCGAAGGGCCAACATCATCGCGTGGCCACGGCCTCCCCGCGAAGGGATGCCTTCGGTGGTCCTGAACGGGCACATCGATGTGGTGCCGGCTGGAGATCAAGCGGCGTGGACCGATGCACCTTTCTCCGGTGTGCGCAGAGACGGCCGCATCTACGGCAGAGGTGCGGTGGATACGAAGGGGCCTATCGCCGCGGCTCTGTACGCGGTGGACGCACTCAGCGAACTTGCGGATTCCCTGCCTTTCGACCTCGCCGTCCAACTGGTGTGCGCGGAGGAAACTACCGGGGTGGGGACTCGCGCAGTGTTCTCCCGGGTGCCGGAACCGCTTGCCGCTATCGTGCTCGAGCCGACGAATGGAGCTGTTGCACCGATCGGGACCGGGCTGTTGTTCTTCGAGCTCGAGGTGGAGGGTCGTTCGGCGCACACCTCGGCGCCGTGGCGCGGTGCCGATGCCTTCCTGCACCTCATGCGCGTCCACGAGGCGATGACCGGGCTCGCTGACGAGCGCGGTGCCCGGTTCGGTGAGCAGTACCGCACGTACTTCGGTGACATCCCCACCCCGGTGCCGTTCGTCGTCGGCACCGTGTCCGCGGGAACGTGGCGGGCGGCGGTTCCGGATTCGGCGCGGATGGCGGGGCGGTGGGGTACCGCACCGGGGGAGGATCTCGGTGCGGTCCGAGATGATCTGGAGGCGCTGATCGCGCGGGTCGATAGCGATGCGAGCTGGGGTCAGCACCCCACCCGCATCCACTGGCAGCATGCGCTTCCGGGATGGGAGACCACGGCGGGCCATCCCCTCGTCGCTGCCGCCGAACGCGCGATTGCCCGGGCGACGGGATCACCGAAGGTCACCGGTCTGACGGCCGGTACCGACGCCGCCCAGTACGGGCCCAAAGGGATACCGACAATCATCTACGGGCCGGGGGACACAGCGCTTGCGCACAGTCCCGACGAGTTCATTTACGAGGACGCGGTTGAACTCGGATCCCGGGTAATCGCCGATACGCTCCTCGATTTCGCCGGGAGTATGCAATGA
- a CDS encoding IclR family transcriptional regulator: MTEPQSSGTTLRTLTRGLEVLETIAAADGTMTAKAIARTLDLNLGTCYHILKTLQQDEFVIRLRNGAYVVGARAARLSKTVNLHTRPEPALSALLVGLNQKTRETVYISGWYHGVVTLQEWIAGSHILSVGNLDVGYSGYLHTRASCKAILAHLPSTRVEAMLPPESFVPVTPNSITDFDAFAQELVTVKKNGFAVDNEEFEIGVSCIAAPFFDEYRNPVGAFAVSAPTTRFAKEMHVLAIHVRDAADRATAYLRTEATGATVTPLDNHRLA, translated from the coding sequence ATGACCGAGCCCCAGTCCAGTGGCACCACCCTCCGGACGCTGACCCGCGGCCTCGAGGTGCTCGAGACGATCGCCGCTGCCGATGGCACGATGACCGCAAAGGCGATCGCGCGAACCCTGGACCTGAACCTGGGCACCTGCTACCACATTCTCAAGACGCTGCAGCAGGACGAATTCGTCATCCGTCTACGCAATGGCGCGTACGTCGTGGGCGCTCGCGCCGCCCGACTGAGCAAGACCGTCAACCTGCACACCCGGCCCGAGCCGGCGCTGTCGGCGCTACTTGTCGGGCTCAATCAAAAGACCCGGGAGACGGTCTACATTTCCGGCTGGTACCACGGGGTTGTCACGCTCCAGGAATGGATCGCGGGAAGTCATATCCTCAGCGTCGGCAACCTCGACGTCGGTTACTCCGGGTACCTGCACACCCGGGCGTCGTGCAAGGCGATCCTTGCGCATCTGCCCTCCACACGCGTCGAAGCGATGCTCCCGCCGGAGTCATTCGTCCCGGTGACCCCGAACAGCATCACCGACTTCGACGCCTTCGCCCAAGAGCTGGTGACGGTGAAGAAGAACGGATTCGCCGTCGACAACGAAGAATTCGAGATCGGCGTCTCCTGCATCGCCGCACCGTTCTTCGACGAGTATCGCAACCCGGTCGGGGCCTTCGCGGTCTCGGCACCCACGACGCGGTTCGCGAAGGAAATGCACGTTCTCGCCATCCACGTCCGCGACGCGGCAGACCGCGCAACCGCGTACCTGCGCACCGAAGCTACCGGCGCGACCGTCACACCGCTCGACAATCACCGACTCGCCTGA
- a CDS encoding thiamine pyrophosphate-dependent dehydrogenase E1 component subunit alpha codes for MTEPLLAHYRQMYRIRVLENEILRLRKIEEVVGSVHLCNGQEAIYVGAAAGLDLSRDAVFPTYRGHGWALALGATMHSILAELLGRSTGTNGGRGGSAYFSTPDTAMYGENSIVGAGAPIAAGAALAATFDGSGRVAVAAFGDGALNQGAVHEAMNFAAVQQLPIIFLVENNHYSEMTPIVDMVKNPVLFKRAAAYGITGARIDGNDPIAVRDAVSKAAQHARAGKGPVLLEAMTHRIVGHYIGDAQQYRPAGEIDDIEADEPLVRAARNLLQESGVTQTELDALIADVNDEVRAASLAALADPVADPTTVLEHLYA; via the coding sequence ATGACTGAACCGCTACTCGCGCACTATCGTCAGATGTACCGCATCCGGGTGCTGGAAAACGAGATTCTCCGGCTCCGCAAGATCGAAGAAGTCGTCGGTTCGGTGCACCTGTGCAACGGCCAGGAAGCGATCTACGTCGGCGCCGCGGCAGGGTTGGACCTCTCTCGCGACGCGGTATTTCCCACCTACCGCGGCCACGGTTGGGCACTGGCGCTCGGCGCCACCATGCACTCGATCCTCGCGGAGCTTCTCGGCCGCAGCACGGGCACCAATGGCGGACGGGGTGGGTCGGCCTACTTCTCGACCCCCGACACCGCGATGTATGGGGAGAATTCCATCGTCGGCGCGGGAGCCCCGATCGCCGCGGGTGCGGCGCTCGCCGCCACGTTCGACGGATCCGGCCGGGTGGCCGTCGCGGCCTTCGGCGACGGTGCCCTCAACCAAGGTGCGGTGCACGAGGCAATGAATTTCGCTGCGGTCCAGCAACTTCCCATCATTTTCCTTGTTGAGAACAACCACTATTCGGAGATGACACCGATTGTTGACATGGTGAAGAACCCGGTGCTGTTCAAGCGGGCCGCGGCGTACGGAATCACGGGCGCGCGGATCGACGGCAATGACCCAATCGCGGTGCGGGACGCCGTGTCGAAAGCAGCCCAGCATGCCCGTGCAGGGAAAGGTCCCGTCCTGCTCGAAGCCATGACGCACCGCATCGTCGGCCATTACATCGGTGACGCCCAGCAATACCGGCCCGCCGGGGAGATCGACGATATCGAGGCGGACGAACCACTCGTGCGGGCCGCCCGAAACCTCCTCCAGGAGAGCGGTGTCACCCAAACCGAGCTCGACGCACTCATTGCGGATGTCAACGACGAAGTCCGCGCGGCTTCTCTCGCCGCGCTCGCGGACCCGGTCGCCGATCCCACCACCGTATTGGAGCACCTCTATGCCTGA
- a CDS encoding alpha-ketoacid dehydrogenase subunit beta: MPDTKNLSYAGAVNEALRQILDDDPKALVFGEDVAAPGGVFGVTKGLQKTFGRRVFDTPISESAILGGAVGSALFGMRPIVEIMWADFTLVAFDQLVNQAANVRYVSQGALTAPITVRMQQGSAPGACAQHSQSLEALFAHIPGLQVCMPATHQDAYDLLLTAAASPDPTIVIENRTLYHRDKQPVTLGGPVAPLGGAVVRREGTALTAVTWGAMQFQVLEAADALASRGIDIEVIDARWLRPLDMGHILSSVARTRRLAVIHEAHTIGGVGAEIVAAVAAAGIELDQPPLRIGTPDARIPAAPSLAQALIPNADRIIREIDSAFAAHAAKVSV; encoded by the coding sequence ATGCCTGACACCAAGAACCTCAGCTACGCCGGCGCCGTGAACGAAGCCCTTCGCCAAATCCTCGACGACGACCCCAAGGCGCTGGTGTTCGGAGAAGATGTCGCCGCTCCCGGCGGCGTCTTCGGAGTCACGAAAGGCCTGCAGAAGACTTTCGGTAGGCGGGTATTCGACACTCCGATCTCCGAATCGGCCATTCTCGGTGGCGCGGTCGGATCCGCACTATTCGGAATGCGTCCCATCGTCGAAATCATGTGGGCCGACTTCACCCTCGTCGCCTTCGATCAACTCGTGAACCAGGCCGCCAACGTCCGCTACGTGTCACAGGGAGCGCTCACCGCCCCGATCACGGTCCGCATGCAGCAGGGGAGCGCGCCCGGCGCCTGCGCGCAGCACTCCCAGAGCCTCGAAGCCTTGTTCGCCCACATTCCCGGACTGCAGGTGTGTATGCCCGCAACCCACCAGGATGCGTACGACCTGCTGCTTACCGCGGCCGCATCGCCGGACCCGACCATCGTCATCGAAAACCGCACCCTCTACCACCGGGACAAGCAACCGGTCACCCTTGGCGGACCCGTAGCACCTCTCGGTGGCGCGGTCGTCCGCAGAGAGGGCACCGCTCTGACCGCCGTGACCTGGGGCGCCATGCAATTCCAGGTGCTCGAAGCTGCCGACGCCCTCGCATCCCGAGGAATCGACATCGAGGTGATTGACGCCCGCTGGCTTCGCCCGCTGGACATGGGGCACATCCTGTCCTCGGTTGCGCGCACCCGACGGCTCGCTGTAATCCACGAGGCGCACACCATCGGAGGAGTCGGCGCCGAAATCGTCGCGGCGGTCGCGGCCGCTGGAATCGAGCTCGACCAGCCGCCATTGCGGATCGGTACACCCGATGCCCGCATCCCTGCCGCACCCAGTCTCGCGCAGGCGCTGATCCCCAACGCAGACCGCATCATCCGCGAGATCGACAGCGCATTCGCAGCCCATGCCGCGAAGGTATCGGTATGA